One genomic segment of Sminthopsis crassicaudata isolate SCR6 chromosome 2, ASM4859323v1, whole genome shotgun sequence includes these proteins:
- the SLC39A14 gene encoding metal cation symporter ZIP14 isoform X2, which produces MKLYQVPQSLLLTLLCFLGIASRSSASSLGPPAITAASFLQELMHRYGEADTLTLQQLKALLNHLDVGVGRDNVTQPKLEQRNLSRCFSSSDLFAAHNFSEQSRIGRSEFQEFCPTILQQLDSRACTLENQENEEDEQTEEGKPSAVEVWGYGLLCVTVISLCSLVGASVVPFMKKTFYKRLLLYFIALAIGTLYSNALFQLIPEAFGFNPLEDYYVSKSAVVFGGFYLFFFTEKILKMLLKQKDEHHHGHSHYVPETLPSKKDQEEGVTEKLQNGDLDHMIPQHLNRDLEDKAPGIDEKVIVGSLSVQDLQASQSACYWIKGVHYSDIGTLAWMITLSDGLHNFIDGLAIGASFTVSVFQGISTSVAILCEEFPHELGDFVILLNAGMSIQQALFFNFLSACCCYLGLAFGILAGSHFSANWIFALAGGMFLYIALADMFPEMNEVCREDERSGSILIPFIIQNLGLLTGFTIMLVLTMYSGQIQIG; this is translated from the exons ATGAAGCTATACCAAGTACCCCAAAGCCTTCTATTGACGCTACTATGCTTCCTGGGTATTGCTTCCAGATCAAGTGCATCATCTCTTGGGCCACCAGCCATCACTGCTGCCTCCTTCCTTCAAGAACTCATGCATCGCTATGGTGAAGCAGACACCCTCACCCTGCAGCAGCTGAAGGCCCTGCTCAACCACCTTGATGTGGGAGTTGGACGGGACAATGTTACCCAGCCAAAGCTGGAACAGAGGAATCTTTCTAGG TGTTTTAGCTCTTCAGATCTCTTTGCTGCCCATAATTTCAGTGAGCAGTCGAGGATTGGCAGGTCTGAGTTTCAGGAATTCTGTCCCACAATCCTGCAGCAACTAGACTCTCGAGCCTGCACCttggagaaccaagagaatgagGAGGATGAGCAGACAGAGGAAGGGAAACCAAGTGCAGTAGAAG TGTGGGGATACGGTCTGCTCTGCGTGACCGTCATTTCCCTCTGCTCCCTCGTCGGGGCCAGTGTGGTGCCCTTCATGAAGAAGACTTTTTACAAGAGGCTGCTGCTCTACTTCATAGCTCTGGCGATTGGAACCCTCTACTCCAATGCCCTCTTCCAGCTCATCCCTGAG GCTTTTGGATTCAACCCTCTAGAAGATTATTATGTCTCAAAATCAGCAGTGGTATTTGGAGGCTTTTACCTCTTCTTCTTCACAGAGAAGATTTTGAAAATGCTTCTCAAACAGAAAGACGAG CATCACCATGGACATAGTCATTATGTTCCTGAGACTCTTCCTTCTAAAAAGGACCAGGAAGAGGGAGTGACTGAGAAGTTGCAGAATGGAGACCTGGATCATATGATCCCACAGCACCTGAATAGGGATCTGGAAGACAAGGCCCCAGGAATAGATGAGAAGGTCATTGTAGGCTCTTTGTCTGTCCAG GATCTACAGGCATCCCAGAGTGCATGTTATTGGATAAAAGGTGTCCACTACTCTGACATTGGCACATTGGCCTGGATGATCACCCTGAGTGATGGCCTCCACAACTTTATTGATGGCTTGGCCATTGGCGCCTCATTTACTGTGTCTGTTTTCCAAGGCATCAGCACCTCAGTGGCAATTCTCTGTGAGGAGTTTCCACATGAATTGG gAGATTTTGTCATTCTTCTAAATGCTGGAATGAGTATCCAACAGGCTCTCTTTTTCAACTTCCTTTCTGCCTGCTGCTGCTACCTGGGTCTGGCCTTTGGAATTTTGGCTGGCAGTCACTTTTCTGCCAATTGGATCTTTGCTCTCGCTGGGGGAATGTTCCTCTATATTGCCCTGGCTGATATG ttcccAGAGATGAATGAAGTTTGTCGAGAAGATGAAAGGAGTGGCAGCATCCTCATTCCCTTTATCATCCAGAATCTGGGTCTGCTCACAGGCTTCACCATCATGCTAGTTCTTACCATGTACTCAGGGCAAATTCAAATAGGGTAG
- the SLC39A14 gene encoding metal cation symporter ZIP14 isoform X1 has protein sequence MKLYQVPQSLLLTLLCFLGIASRSSASSLGPPAITAASFLQELMHRYGEADTLTLQQLKALLNHLDVGVGRDNVTQPKLEQRNLSRCFSSSDLFAAHNFSEQSRIGRSEFQEFCPTILQQLDSRACTLENQENEEDEQTEEGKPSAVEVWGFGFLSVSLINLASLLGVFILPCTKKTFFSRVLTYFIALSIGTLLSNSLFQLIPEAFGFNPLEDYYVSKSAVVFGGFYLFFFTEKILKMLLKQKDEHHHGHSHYVPETLPSKKDQEEGVTEKLQNGDLDHMIPQHLNRDLEDKAPGIDEKVIVGSLSVQDLQASQSACYWIKGVHYSDIGTLAWMITLSDGLHNFIDGLAIGASFTVSVFQGISTSVAILCEEFPHELGDFVILLNAGMSIQQALFFNFLSACCCYLGLAFGILAGSHFSANWIFALAGGMFLYIALADMFPEMNEVCREDERSGSILIPFIIQNLGLLTGFTIMLVLTMYSGQIQIG, from the exons ATGAAGCTATACCAAGTACCCCAAAGCCTTCTATTGACGCTACTATGCTTCCTGGGTATTGCTTCCAGATCAAGTGCATCATCTCTTGGGCCACCAGCCATCACTGCTGCCTCCTTCCTTCAAGAACTCATGCATCGCTATGGTGAAGCAGACACCCTCACCCTGCAGCAGCTGAAGGCCCTGCTCAACCACCTTGATGTGGGAGTTGGACGGGACAATGTTACCCAGCCAAAGCTGGAACAGAGGAATCTTTCTAGG TGTTTTAGCTCTTCAGATCTCTTTGCTGCCCATAATTTCAGTGAGCAGTCGAGGATTGGCAGGTCTGAGTTTCAGGAATTCTGTCCCACAATCCTGCAGCAACTAGACTCTCGAGCCTGCACCttggagaaccaagagaatgagGAGGATGAGCAGACAGAGGAAGGGAAACCAAGTGCAGTAGAAG taTGGGGCTTTGGTTTCCTCAGTGTGTCCCTGATTAACCTGGCTTCTCTCCTGGGAGTGTTCATCCTGCCCTGCACCAAGAAGACCTTTTTCAGCCGGGTCCTCACTTATTTcatcgccttgtccattggaacGCTGCTCTCTAATTCGCTCTTCCAGCTGATCCCAGAG GCTTTTGGATTCAACCCTCTAGAAGATTATTATGTCTCAAAATCAGCAGTGGTATTTGGAGGCTTTTACCTCTTCTTCTTCACAGAGAAGATTTTGAAAATGCTTCTCAAACAGAAAGACGAG CATCACCATGGACATAGTCATTATGTTCCTGAGACTCTTCCTTCTAAAAAGGACCAGGAAGAGGGAGTGACTGAGAAGTTGCAGAATGGAGACCTGGATCATATGATCCCACAGCACCTGAATAGGGATCTGGAAGACAAGGCCCCAGGAATAGATGAGAAGGTCATTGTAGGCTCTTTGTCTGTCCAG GATCTACAGGCATCCCAGAGTGCATGTTATTGGATAAAAGGTGTCCACTACTCTGACATTGGCACATTGGCCTGGATGATCACCCTGAGTGATGGCCTCCACAACTTTATTGATGGCTTGGCCATTGGCGCCTCATTTACTGTGTCTGTTTTCCAAGGCATCAGCACCTCAGTGGCAATTCTCTGTGAGGAGTTTCCACATGAATTGG gAGATTTTGTCATTCTTCTAAATGCTGGAATGAGTATCCAACAGGCTCTCTTTTTCAACTTCCTTTCTGCCTGCTGCTGCTACCTGGGTCTGGCCTTTGGAATTTTGGCTGGCAGTCACTTTTCTGCCAATTGGATCTTTGCTCTCGCTGGGGGAATGTTCCTCTATATTGCCCTGGCTGATATG ttcccAGAGATGAATGAAGTTTGTCGAGAAGATGAAAGGAGTGGCAGCATCCTCATTCCCTTTATCATCCAGAATCTGGGTCTGCTCACAGGCTTCACCATCATGCTAGTTCTTACCATGTACTCAGGGCAAATTCAAATAGGGTAG